The nucleotide sequence ACTGAGATATAAAGAGGTAcaatgtcataaagaaaacaGCGTAAACCTTGACAAATGTTTCTTTTGCATTATATTAGtgaaaaaatacatttcatgCGTTTGTCAAAGATATTTCTAATGCAAGTAACTCAGAACGACCGAAAACTTACACCATGCCATTTTTAGCTACAAGCTAGTggtaaaaatatcaaacaaccGTAATCCATCTCTCTCTCCTCCGAACCCAAAACCCAGTTATAGCTGACAAAAAGTCAGAACGTCTCCTTTCATTCTTGGTGTAAataccttttgttttgtttaggggcgaatatatatattctaattaacattaatatattaatgtattaatATGAATGCAATTGATCGAACTTACATCTTCTGTTATGGTACTGCGATACTCGCTTCGATCAAAGTTCCAGCCCTGATCACACggaatgacgtcaagatatttCAGCAGATGGTGATTTTCGAAGGCAGAAGTCAATTTGATACCAGTCAGGTTATACTTAACACAGTGTGAGTCAAGATCTTTGGCTTCCAGAACCACAGACATGACCGTAGACAAATTTCTCTTTAACTCAGAGCATTGTTTTTCTGTTGTTATCACAAACTGACTGCAGTTGTCATTTCCCCAGTGATCGACTTTACACCAATGGTCGTTAGTTCCGCCtatgaagacttgcgcaaaagtGACCAGAGATCCTCCAAATGATACAAGGCAGACCAACATATACAGTCGAATTTGGAACCAACCAAGGCTtccaattttgaccaaaagttCGTCAAAGCTGTTCATGTTGATTTGTATTCTGTAGACAAACCGAACTAAGGAGCAAAGATTTATATTCtgaaaaactatatatatatatatatatatatattaatatgtaaatttgGGAATTTACATGGGCGTCACTGTAGAGAGCAATTGTATGACCATGGGACGTGAGGACAGCAATACCGTGCCATATTGTATGATAATAAGGCGCACTTATGTGGCAATATGGCTTTTGTACTAGTGTGCAGAAAAGGTTTTAGGAAACCACATTAGGGTATCCTTGTTCTACAAATGAGTCTGGGTTCAGGTTTTTCTTTAACACAAGTGTGTGTGTAACTTCACGTCCATTTAGTTGTTACGGGACAACAGGTATTGCTTTATgccaacaaaaataaatataaaataaagtttgtGCAGATAGTGTATACACTATCTACTCCCTGTTAGAAATCTTAAGGTACCCAGATTCTTCCCTTGTACCAACCAGGGTATATGTGTAATTACAAGCTTCTGATTATTAGTACTAGTCAATACAAAATAGTTAAATTTTTTGACTAGTGTTCAGAAATGGTTTCAGGAAACCACTTTGGGGTATTCATGTTCTACAGACGTGTCTGGGTTCTGGTATATTTCAACACAAGTGTATGTGTAACTCCATGAAGTTGTTACGGGACAGGAAGTATTGTTTCATTCAAGCGGACGATAAACCTGTCAAACACTACCGAAGGTTTTGCAATTGAATGAACTATCTACTCCCTGTATGAAATTTAAGGTCTCTATATTCTTTCATTGTAACACGCAGAGTAAATATGTGTAGCTATTGTATGTAGCTATTGTAAGTGGCGAAGAGCTGTGTAGTACAtctcagaatgcatcatttgacgTCTATACAATTATTTAAAGGGGAAaaccactatatatatatatatatatatatatatatatatatatatatatatatatatatatatatatatatatatatatatatatatatatatatatatatatatatatatatatatatatatatatatatatatatatatatatatatagtgtgggTATGTTAGGCTGTTAACTCAAAATCATAATATCTTACCAGCAAATTCGAATCCCCGAAGCGGATGAGAACAGAGGATAAGTAGTGTCCTATCCctgttttgtttcctgttcaACACCCCCGTTTATAAACTTGACAAAGAAACGGTTACTTCAgtctcattttttgttgttgccatACCGTAGACAGTATTGAGACAAATTGTAAGATTGTCttttaaaataatacaaacgGTGTCTCTCTGCGTTATTCTGATCCTTTGTGATATGATCTGTATGTCTGTGTTCGTGTATACTACTTTACCGTCTACAATAGATATGAACCCGTCGTTGTTTGCCACTCGATATTTTGCTATCGTAGTATTTTTGTAATATTGCTGGCCGTTATTCTTCGTAGAGAGTCATATCCAAAGGTTTATCTGTACTTTTGATGCAAATATCAAGCAACGACATCGTAAAATATAGGAAAGCAAACATACATAAAAAACATGGTTGGTGGTACTCAAGAGAAAACCAAAATACAATCGAGAACAGTTTATTTACTCTGTACTTTAAAGTACGCCTTGTATATCAACATAGGACCCATGACATCCGTGGTAGCAAGATGTTGTATAAGAAATTCGAATGACGTAATAAGGTTCATCTGACATAGTCAACTTATAATTACCCAAGTAGAAGGAATATGCCGGTAATTAAGATGATTGATTTGCaactaatgtttttttttcatatttaaatcAAAACCGTAACCTCATATCACGTTTATAAggaatataattatatttggttcttattcttttcaaatttgatgtgatgttgttaatacatctggcaacagcaaaaTATACGAAACAATGATAGGGATTGAGCTGAGGAGGTTTCTGCTCTCTTTTCATACGATATTTACATCACTAAGTTAAATcacagaagaaaataataaatttacaaAGAAGTTGCACATctataaaattcataaaatacatacattcacaGCTACGATAGCATTATACATTGATCACATTTCTACTGAGGATAAATCAAGTGGAGAATATATATGTGATGAAAAACATATACAACCTACTTTGATCCACTTCCTCGAATGAGGTCTGGTTTAAACGACCAAAATATTCATACTCAAATAACCATATCTTCAGATAccgtaaattattattttttatatttgaaatgagCCTCTTAATATGCCTATCCCATATTTGACAATGGAATTTGAAGTACTGCTTCTTTAATATAACGATAAAAaacataatttgtatatatttcgAATGTGGTTCATTCTGGCTTTGCTTGGCTtggctataaatatatatatatatatatatatatatatatatatatatatatatatatatatatatatatatatatatatatatatatatatataaatcgaCGGCTTCCTTCActcatgtctatatatatatatatatatatatatatatatatatatctatattattatatatatcccgCTTTGCAGTTTCCTTCACTGTGGGGGATCCAGGAAGACGAGAAACGGTTGTGGTCCGGGACATTCCTCTGGAAACGCGTTTGAAACAtcgaaaacttaaaaaaaatagatacaaaCATGAATGGTGTCAAAAAAGGTCCTTAATTAGTGGGAAATGTGCTTACATCAGCATGCTGACATCAGCAGCTCTCGACGGCTCTGGTTGtaagaaaaatgatttttaGTGAAAGCAAACCATGTAACTGCTTACCATATCGATATAATTTCTATGCCTACTAAAAGCGCAATTACAATCAGCAATAGATAGATTGGCGCCATCATCAGCAAATTATCTGCAGACCGCAATACATCGGTTTACTACATCATCAGCAAATATCTGCAGAATCAAGAATATTAAAGTGTGAGTTAGAAAATACTTAAGCCAATATCGAATGCAATAAGTGTTTCTATGAGAAACAAATCTCCCTCTCCTCCAACCTTCTGGGGTAACGGTTCTTCATTAATGTCGCCTAACTGCATGGCTAAAGACCATTTCAGTTTCCACAGTATTCTACGTAAATTTAATAAGGTTCCTCCGTGATTGCCGTCTATGACTTGGGATCGAAATGGACTACAAAGGCGATTACCCGGAAAGCCACCAATATTCTTGCAGCGCCAACTAACGTGTCCGGGATACGCGTGTGACCTATGTTTGCGAGCAGCTCCTACACGGTCTACCCCGATTTGAGGAACCGATAACCATATCATCATCCTTATTCAATCGCTACATTAAGATGTTCCGTTCTGCCGTACAAGTTTCCTATGTAGGCTACAATTAATATCAGAGGCGATATTGTAGTCAGTGATGTGTATCAGAGACGCTCCTCTAACATTCGACAAAGCATTATGTGTTGCATCTGTTGTATGCAGATACATAGAGCATAGCATAACGCTCAGCCAAGTCTTCAGCCGAGATATGTGTAGTATCTTTGTGATATGAGTATCATTTCCCTTTAAAGGAGATAAGTCATGCTGCAGCTAATGTAGCACAGTCTTGTTAGGGAACTGGGAGCTGAGAGTGAATCAGGTGGTTTGGTTTCCGTTCACATGCTCTTAGATGACTCACCTGATAAATATTTAGCTTTCGAATTTTCATCATGAACGAGATGAAGACTTGTAAGTTGTATTCATTTGAGACTAATTGATCATCGCAACTACGACAACAGAGATGATGCCTGTTACAACAGTTACTGAGTTAAAATCGTTCCAACAATAAACGTGCTAACCTCATCAATCTAAACTTTTTCAAGGTTTATCTAGAACGTACGAATCGAGGTCCAGCAATAGGGGTATGTTTTCATCATATATAGGGCTACGAACAAAAGTAAAGTGATCGAGTTACGACTGTGGTGTTGAGATGGGGCAGTTCTACGCCTTGTCACTCCAAATGGTCTTTCAGGTACTTGTAACGTTGTCACTCATTGGCAAATTCCCTCCCCCTCTTCGACGTAGCCTATATTTAAACACAGAAATAGATCTGTAGTCTTCAGTTACAGAAGCATACAATACAGCTTATATACCAACACTTTAAAAACTTAGACAAAAGAAACGAGGCTTATACATAGAACGATAGGGAAGCTTAAAATTAACTTAATCTAGAAGTTGCAAAAATAAgagaaattgaaatataaaatccTGGTAAGTTGGGATTATCTCGTGTTTCTCATTCTTAAAAAATTATGATAATGTTGTCCCCTTACACTTATTCTCAAATCTGCAAATGTACAACACATCACGTACGCATGTATACGTAAATAAGTACATAAGTATGATTATTTCCTATTAAAATTCTTCTTGCTTTCGGCTTGAAGTTAGGTCATATGCCTATTTGGGTTTTCTCTGAATAACGAATAACGAAAACCCGAGTCACTCACctttatttcatcaaattatttATCCATTTAATGAGAATAATATCAAATGGTTGGATTATTGTTACGGTGAGGCTTGGGAAGTCAATCCCCGGGCGCGCAGGACCCGAGATGAAAGGACCGAGCCGATACAGCCTAACAACCGTCGTTAGGGTTTGTAAACATTGCTGGTTCTGCCGGATCTTCTCAGGAGTCTGTCGTGGGAATATAGTCACGTGACGGAAACCACCCGGGGATCCCGTCGTGTAAAAGGAACGGACTCGCTCCGATGGAGAGGAAACCGAGGGAGAAGAGACGCAGAGAGAAGCGATGGAAAGGAGACTTGGGGAAGAATAAAAGGAGAGTGGATTTTGGGTGTTTAGCGACAGCCATCTTGATATGGCACGGGGGTCTGAACGATAACTATTGGTAAGTTTGTGCCCCATTTGTTAAGCGTTAGCAAACACCCTGTGTATACGAGGACCGGAGATGTACCACGTGACTTAAGGTGTTCTGCTGTAGACCTCGGATACATGACCGTTCGGGAATCTTGATGACCAAAGAACCACTGAGTTATCATTTATGATCATATTTACATCTGGGAGTGAAAATGCCTTCTATATGTTGTGTTGATTCTAATTGAGATGTCCATGGTATTGATTCTAATCCCTAGCAGAGAGTTGAGTaattatatacaaaagaaaACGCTGAATTActttgtttgcattttgttttggcaCATGTGTTGTGTCTTCGCGCCATTGCTACTTCTAAGTTGATCACCTACCCGTGGTCTATCGTGATTTGAATCCATCGCCGGCTGGTGCGTTACACTTAACTACAATTGCTGAACTGTGCTTCATATTTAGGTCAAAACCGCACCCTCACATCCAACCTGGTGAATGTAAACGAGTTGATATGATATACAAACATACCAAATGTTTCACATTTTCCAGAATAAATCAGAAAGCATTTTACGATAGTAGAGTAAAAGCAGCTGCTGAATAACTACCATGATGAAATCACTGACCACCCACACGTGTGATCCACTTCCCGGAGAAAAGGAGGGATTAGCAAACGAAAAACTAAATTTAATCGACCGTTTATCGAAGTAGCTACAGTACATTGAGATTTGGGTTTCAACTAATTAATGTGGATCAGTTTGCTCTTTAAGCTAAGCATGTCATTATCTGCCACactatgtgtgtttgtgacCGGCTTTACGGCGTTAAAATTAAGTAGCCTTACGCATTGGCGATTCCACGCACAGTTTGTATAAACAGAAATGACTATCAGTGTTTAAGTGCATCGAACTTTCTGTTACTccagaaaaaaatgataaaaacaacCTTTGTACTCACAAGAGATTAGTTTGCACAAGAATATGCTACGATGCGTAACAAATGTACACCTTTGGTCTACGTACACGTTAAAATAcggcatatatatgtgtatatttacatgtaaatatatatatatatatatattgtacaatcaTACGTTAGATTGCTGCTTTAACGTACACTGTTATTGCATTAAGCAATGCTTTATGTAGGCaacttatacatatatacaaacagcaCAAGAAGCACTTGAACCGACAAACTTCGCAATATATCTGCACAATGGAGAATAAAGGTAAATAAGGCACATCTCGTTTTGTTTAatgaatataggcctacgtgtACAGGAGCCTTGTGTAAATTTTGTTTTAGATTAGTTTAATAATTCCATGGGCGTCGATACCAATTGAAAAGTGGAAGGGACGTAGGGGGAGGGCGCATAAATGAGTGAACACGGATAGAACTGAAGATTTGGCGCCAAGCCTTTATCAAGTGAGGTCCAGGTTTCCGCATAATAGCCCCTGGTGGGTTCCATGGGCAAAGCTCCGGCTGGGGCCCAGGCGGTGGACTCACATCTTCATGCTTGCTTCTTTTTGGTCCCGGGGTTggcctttatcatgattaatagGTCTAACCTCCTCGTATGAGGTCTATCAACAGTTACGATTCAGAAATAGAACGGTTTAGGGAGTTACAGCTTTGGAGCCTTGGGTCAATGAGGAGGTACAGCGATAACTGAACTCAATCATAGAGTGTTCTTATTAATAATACAACATGAAGACTTCGAAAATAAGGTCTGGTGTCCGACCTGGCTCTTGTAGCGCAAGCTTTCAAaaccttaaccttaaccttaAATCTCTCTGTGCCAGAAGGCACACAAGTCCCGGACATCATTCTGCCACTGGGTTCGGTTTGCAGCTGGGTGGCGTACTGAGTTACATAAAAACTGAGTTCAAAACGGCTCTATCCATAAAACTAACTGGTAGACATAGCTATAAATGTCAAGTTCCGTGACAACAAGGTAACAGTGAAGTTACTATCCCTCCCCTGCATTTCGTGTTTGTTCTTTGTAATCGTAATGCCTAACGCATACCGCCATATTCGCCTCATTTCAGAGGGGGCCGggctggggtggggtgggggagggggtaattaaaaaattaaccGTATTGATCTGGACCCCTAACGAAGAGACAAACAACCAATTAGAGAgacttcaaaaacaaaataacaacagcagtagGTACCTCGGCGAAAGTGGGCACTCTTATATTACTTACTGTTCTGTTAATAATGCCAACATGCTATATGTTATTGTACACTATGCACACTTTTCGATACCGGTACTTTCAGATTCTACGGTCCCGCCTAGTGACCAGCCACCAGAGTACAGCGCTCACTTCCAAATCCCATTCACATCAGAGAATCCGAACCTGGCAAACTATCCTGGCGGATACCCGACCACCCAGGGATACCCTCAGACCACGCAAGCACAACCATATTCAACTTCACAGGTGAGGACatcgtgaatattcatgacgAGAGCCGTATAATATTTAGTCCCATGTTTGGTTTACATCTGTTGGAGTGTATCAGTTTCTATGGAATGCCATATGTATAAAGAACAAATGTCAAAAATAATATGAGCATGTTCaaatgtatattaaaatgtCGAAACTATGTCGAAATTCCGAAAAGTTTGTCCAAAACTAATATAATGTGAGAGCGTCGAAGAAATAATATATGAGCACGTCGATTGTAACTGTTAAACTTATTATTTTTAGTGAACAGTCTGGCGTTGAACTTACCTTTCGAGAGTATGTGTCTTATGCGTACAGCTATTAAAGTATAGGGTAAGCTCACGCTGTCAATGGAAGCGTGAAAATGTTGCCCTTATCTGTCAATCCAATTTTTTGTAACAGTTATTAGTAAAAAATGGGCACGTGATCAGGGTaataaaggaataaaaaagaCTGTTTTATAGCTGAACGAAGATGGGAGAGCATTACAAAACAACATCATGTAGACTGATAAGGgtggaaataaaacaaaagtatcaAACGTGTTCCCTGTGGCATGAAGTTGTATCTGGTTATTATACAATTGTATCTGTATTATACAAATTTCACACAATGGAGTGACGTAATAACAACTTTACGACACTATAACAGaagaccgccccccccccctaaaaaaccCAAACAACCCAATTGTAATGTCAACGGTGAAATTTAAATTGTTACTAAAGCAAAATTTAACGGTAGTTGCTTTCGCTTACATAGACAAAATCGAATTTTCACAAGTTGTTACAAGAAAATAGGACAAGATATTACAATTCATCTATCACCAATCGCTCGATGAAAGACATTGTCAACGTTCTGTTACAGACTGTTGAAATGGTGTCGCGAAGGTTAAGTCAACATATTACCGTAATGTGAATGTAATAGCGTCTAAATCCTATCAAAGACTGTGGTCTTGTCCTTGTTATGACGGTTATTTTACAACTAAGTCAGCCGCCTGATACAATGTGCAGATGATTCACCCTAATACTACTGAACGAGTTTGtctgcacaaaaaaaaatgaagtcaGCATACAAATGAGTACATCTTAATTATTTTGCGATGATTAGCTAAAATATAGTATTAAAAAAGATGAAAGAACTGGCCAGGTTGTGTTAATAATGATATGCTTTATGAAACATGTAGCAACGACTGGATAAAAACTTCTAAATCGTTGCACTCTTGTGATATTTACAGGTTTCGAGCCACTGGACATACGATCGGGATCATGGTTTTGGAATTTGTTGTTGAACCTTAAACCTTGTGTTCCGtttgtcaaaataaaacatgctcacaGTTGAGGATAGGATTTCAATAAATGTCGATAGTACGAACCGATGCTTATATTTGCCCTACTGTCCGGTCCCTTTTAATTCAACTGGCCATGTATAAGTCCGGTTATTCAGTTGCTaaaattacacaaaaaaaacagattttttttttagcggAAATAACCAGCTCCATTGATATACTTCCCTCTGAAGGTAACGTGCGGCGCAGCCATTGGTTGTTTAAACACTATACTGCACTTAGTTAGTTGACCAGAGCATTGGACTGTAAAAGTTTAAAACTCACCTTCAGCAGtgaaatacatatacatatatatatatatatatatatatatatatatatatatatatatatatatatatatatatatataggaataacggaaaaactgttaaacaactatgctgcatttagagaaaggctggatctcgagtgagatacaataattgaattaggtaagtgattggaagtaaaacagccaatgtttggtttttgcagagctttcgagcaaaactagctcttcttcagtgcatgatcaccgaaagtgacaaggagtagcaggaattgaaactgttttatagaggagatgtcggcatggttgtaagggcaaagcggcttactgatttctgctgaattgagcagaagttttagaaattcggattattttaatccgcgtcggattattttaatccgattccgtcgtaattgtaaaggaattgttttggtttatctgggacggcaaatcgtttctgatgtttaaaccgaatggtgccgtggtctttaggtttagttcccagaaattttctttcgctttcctagatttatctgtccaagaatcgttctggtcaatggcaataacacgcaaattctcaattgaatgattttggagattgaagtgatttgcaacaggttggtagatcttttttgttttgatcgccgatctatgttgtgtcattctcattctaagagtgttttttgactctccaatgtattgtaagttacaaatattacagtagatgaggtaaatgacatttttggataggcagttaattttgtgccgaatttggaacgtgcgtttggtttggttgctctgaaaggccccggtcgaatcgacaagtaagcacgttttgcaattttgtgtacagggcgatgatcctgtagtttctgttttgctttcccctaatggggtgtcatcccgaaaggatgcccgaactaagatatcccgtaggttgctgggtcttttaaaagcgatgacaggtaattctgggaatactgatttcaggcgttcggtgccttgaagtaggtgaaaattcttctgaatgatattagccagtggtgggagaccagggtggaattcagtaaccaatggtacccttttggaactggtttgacgagttttgtacgtcaatgtttcggtacggggtttgcttttagcctttttgatggcattttcaatagtaccccgaaaatactgtctgtttaggaggtgttgtgacagttctttagtgcgtgaatcaaaatcgacttcagaggagcaaatgcgtcgaatgcgcaacgcttgactgtacggaatatttctggtacagtgacgtggatggcaactgcttggtaagaggtagttgtgcttgttcgtgggtttattgaacaagtctgttttgagtgaaccattttgtagggtcacggtggtgtccagaaagtgaacgccaagtccagaaaaatcagcagtgaatttgatagtgtgatgaaacgagtttatgtcatcaatgaagagttttagatttgcctcaccatgggtccatatcataaagatatcgtcaatgtaacgtaaccacgtgtgtggtttcaagttttgtcgagataaaaattctttctcgaggtttcccataaagatgttggcaaaagacggtgccattttggtacccattgcggtgccatgaatttggaggtagtgtttgttgccaaataccagattattgttggtcaagataagttgcattaattcggccaattctttcttcgtgggggttttaccacgtttcggtttgaatgcttttgtgcaggccgaaatgccctcttcgttagggatatttgtgtataacgaagacacatccaaggtaactaacagagaagataagggaagattttttatttccccaattttccggatgaaatccgtagtgtcctgcacataggacggtagggccgaaacgagaggttggatgaggagatccacgaatttggaaattttttcagtcagtcgctgtgccattacccgatattatgggcctcccgggattgccttctttgtgaattttaggcagaaaataaaagcgaccaggttttgggtcgttttccaggaggttttggcctaacttgcggtcaatggaaccgttagagactatcttttggatgactcttttcacgttttgtgtgatttcttgagtaggatcagaatctaggagtttgtagtgttgagggttgccgagtagtctgttggcttcctctctgtagaattgtttgcccatagcgacaattgcagaacccttgtcggctggcttgatgacaatgtcatcgcgcttccggagttcatgaatggcctgtctctcagttttgttgagattgtcgcgGAAGTCTGGGGCGGAGGTGTGTGTTTTAACATCCTCTTCAATAGccgaaataaatgattcaagaggcgcacaatgggccttgggtggattccacgagctttttggcttaaaattggaatccaagtcgttggtttgttgcgtggtgttattgccattttcgtcggcaaaaaattcacggagacgtaagcgtcgatagaacagatttaggtcaagagaaagtttctgaGCGTTTACTTGCCGTGGTTTAGGGCAAAAATTTAGACCTTTGGAGAGTAGGTTTGTTTCTCATGCCGAGAGTTGGCAATCAATGGTAACAACTGCACATTTGGTGGTGTTGCATGCGGTGTGTATCTCTTTCCGACGGAATCTGCGAGACCTGGTTCTTTTTGAGGTTTCAAGTTGGGTTTCACCAGAAGACTTAACTCTTTGCGGGACATTATCCCTCTTCAATTTgtgacattgtcttgaagctagggtatgtgagaggttcaagcaaattttggaGATGGAGTCAAGCTTTCTTTCGAACTCGTTCTTGGGGAGTtctttttgcagttttctggtTTTGGAATCAATTTGCTGGCTAAGTTCGTGAATTGTTTTGCGACAAATACTTATTTGCACAGCCATTAATTCAAGCGAAGCATTCTTAAGGATTCCTTTCCAATTGGCAAAGCTGTCGCTATCAGAAAGTGGTAAACCAGCACGGACCTTGATTTTAAGTCCTTTTGGTACCGTTTTGTTTTTACGGTATAGTCTGTAGTTGGAAAGATGATGCCGATACCTAACCCGTTTTTCGGAAAGGCGTCGAAgcgttttcatatatatatatatatatatatatatatatatatatatatatatatatatatatatatatatatatatatatatatatacatatatatatacacacatatatatatatatatatatatatacacacatatatatatatatatatatctatacatactaTAGTTTCTTTATTCGACGCCATTCTTTGAAATGAGGAAAGACACAAATAACACATGTGTTTTGTTCTGTCGACCTGGGGAAAAAGCCATTTTTAAGGTAACCCCAGTTATATTcctaaaatataaatatcatgTTGCATTATCTTAGAAATCTCCTTACTTATAAAAGCAAAATGATTGACAAGATATGTGAAATATAAACTCAGATTTGTCATGAGGGTTTACTTACACATTTGTCTTTTTGTTTGTATTCCAGGACGTAGTTACTACGTTCAGCGATCGGCCTGTTATTTTCCATGAGCTCGGCCCTGCCCCTGACTCACTGGTTATCTCAATTATATCTATCTTCTTCTGTCTGCCATTCGGGATTGTTGCTACTGTGAAGGCCGCAGAGGTAGGCAAGACCAATGATTACTCGTTTCACATTCGAAATagcgaaaaaagaaaaaaaaaccaaaaggCTGATAGATATGTTTTGAAAGAGGACAAATTATTCCGATCCTGTGCAAGCCACTGTGGCGAATGTCTTGTAGCCTGAATCCTCCACCTTCCCCTTCCGTCCCCTGGTCAGACATCATAAGCTTGTGACTCACAATTCCACATATATATCACAGCTTTTATTGACACACGTAAGTTCATATAATGTTAGTGGCAGTTATGAGTAAGGAAGCGGGAACTTTTATTTGTTCCTTTTTATAGTGGAATGGTTACACAAATGGTACACAAATCCCTATAGTGGAGCAATGTGGAAAATTATAGGTGGGGAAGGGTTTGGGTTTTCCCCCATATGTCTATGGTATAAATTCAGTATGCGAGGGAGCAATCTACTACGccatgaaatatttgaatgttGGATATCATGACGACCAGACTTTCCAGCT is from Apostichopus japonicus isolate 1M-3 chromosome 16, ASM3797524v1, whole genome shotgun sequence and encodes:
- the LOC139982115 gene encoding uncharacterized protein; its protein translation is MENKDSTVPPSDQPPEYSAHFQIPFTSENPNLANYPGGYPTTQGYPQTTQAQPYSTSQDVVTTFSDRPVIFHELGPAPDSLVISIISIFFCLPFGIVATVKAAEARSRNEARDYIGAHHASKTARQFAGGAIGFAVGFIVIYFLIIMIA